tgctcctcttcccttgccccggccccagctGTGTCTCTCGCAGGACGGGGCTTGCGGGGGAGGGATTCCCCCACACTCACCGGCAGTCCTTTCCCCAATCCAAGtgacatggctggggctgggacaagggaagcagagcgggctggggccatgtTGCTCCGCTTCTCGCTGCCGGTGAGTGTTGGGagcatcctttccccaacctcctcGCACTCACCAGCGGCAGGAAGCAGAGtgccgtggctgggagctggtggactggagcgggctggggctgggttgctccgcttcccgctgctgccggtgagtgtggggttgtggggagaagaggtggaatgggggcgggctgggggtggaggagggaagaaggcTAAGAGGTGGGCCCCCtccctggggccccacacccccttagggatggccctgccccttgcagtgAGCGCAGCCCACGCGCGGGCCAGCTGAGGGATAGGGCTGGTCGCCGGGGCTGGTGCTGGTGCTGACATGTATGCAGcatgcagctgcctagggcaccatgaaatttggggcaatttggtgcatATGCTGCATATGTCTAGTGACGACCCTGGTAAGTATCTCCACATACCTCTCAACTTGCTCTTAGATAAGCTGAATAGACTGAACTCTTTAAGCCTCATATAGTTAGGCTTTATTTCCAGCCCCTCCTTTGAATTCTCTCCAGTATTTCCACATACTTCTTGAAGTGGAGACATCACTGGCCATGAGTATTCTGGGagtggccttaccagtgctgcGTACAGAGTCAAGACCGCTTCCCAACTTGATATTCCCTTTTTATTACAACCAAGGATCACGCTGGCCTCTCTTTGTTGCAGCATTTCACGGAGAGCTGATGTTCAGGCAGTTATCTATGACTCTGTGATGTGTGTACAGGCCCCACACTGGTGGGGAGGAGGTTAATGAGGGCCTGTGGACCCAACTGGCCCTGTCCTGCTACCCTGGTAACAGATGTTGGATGTGGAGAGGGGAGTTATGGAGAAGGCCCTGCTCCATTTGGGGCTGACCAGGATGGAGAACGGAACTCCGCTTCTCCCTTGGTGAGAGAAGCCTGGTTTCAGCCAAGCGTCTGAGACCACTTGCTGCCTGGACCAACCTCCTGGTGGATGGAACAACTAAGCCCCCGGAGACTGATCAAAGGACTGGAtgcatgaagacaagccctgcaCAAAAGGGTGGGGTTCTTCTGAAGTGTCCTTGGATTCACCCTATTTTGAGTTTTAGAATACATTCGTGCATTCTTTTGAGTCCTAACAACATGCCATGTGatactcatgctcaaataaattggttagtctctaaggtgccacaagtactccttttctttatagtttACAAACTGCATCATTGACTGAGGAATAACTAGCTAAATCTGGGCGAGCACTAGATGTTTAGAAATACCCCATttggaaatataaatatatgtatagcTTGTGTAATAGACCCTGGCCAGTTGGGTACAACAGtgtagtagaaggcagatatactggccactggataagcagttttctgttccctgactgaccagagcaggggcttgtCCAGGGTAGGGTGGACACGtgactccaattagcctgcaaagagtcagcTGAAGCTATTGGGCCAATGCGAAcgcctgactctaattaaggcccctctgatactataaaagggctcacgcCGATCAGGCCgaggagagccagggagccagaggagaggaagtgcggctgaagggctgggtaatgaCACCCTCAAGCCACTGCAAAGGGatccctaaggtaagggtgaagaaggtgttaagagagagaagcgggagagctgcggggaagtggcccagggaaatgtagcaactctggcagtgaaaggtcggCTGCCAACAACTGCTGCCATTatggtccctgggccggaacccggagtagagggtgggcctgggttccccccaacccgacactacagaaacacctcgggaggggaagacaggtccctgtcagggcaggaggctaaactgttcgggaataagcccatagggacaacagagactgggagttcTCTCACTGACCTCCTTGCTggtttatgatgaaaagggctgagtagactgtaaccctggccctagagagagaagggctacatggagggttgcagtgagcctctgaggctaccataaactgcctggaagcacgggacccacggggacaagattggagctctgccacacttGCTACTATACCACTTAGAGTTTTAATTATTTAGTGCAGGGGCTGACATTTCATCATGTCTGTGTATGGTAGCTAGAACAATGGGGCCTCAAGTCACTGCCTCAgtacaaatacataaaataattctGCACTATAtatagttttacattttgtttttcatctaCTTGTTATGTCTTGTTTTTAACTACTTTTAAGCTTTCGCAGACAGGGGTTTTCTTTACTTTGTCTGTAGAACACCTATGAGAGTGGGACACTGATTTGATAGATCTTAATTTAATAACAATTAATGATAATTTCCCACAAATGCTTGCAGTCATTGGGAAATAAGATTGTTAATGTTTGATTTTTAATCTTTGTTCTTCAGTAGTGGGCCCATAGTAAATAGCGGTTTGAACCAAAGGCCGCTGGAGTCAGTAGAAGCCCCctttcattgactccagtgggctttggatcaggccttaggtTCTTGATACTCTTTACAAACCTCAGGGAGTTATTTGTTGCCTTATGGAATGATTTCATTACTTAGATAGGACATCTTAGCGATCTAAAAAATTATTTATACCCTTTTTGTTAGGCTTTTGAATGTTCGTCAAAGTCACCTCTTCAAACTGTCCCTCATCCAGAGTCTTATTTCTCTGTGATCCATTCTGGATTAGTGTCCTCATAGTTGTTGCTACTGCAGTTTCAGTAATGCTGAATTACAGCCTGAGTCTAAAGTTAGAGAAATCATTACCTTTCTCATTTTAGTGTGTGGAACAGTTGGCCCGAAGCCCACAGTTAGATTATCAGAAGGTCACAAAGTCTGTTCCTGCTTGATTTTAATGTCTTGCCTGGGCTTTCATTAGATAGATGTGTGCACAGTTTGCCAAGGGAGATGGTATTACCTTCACCAGAAGACATTCAAGGCCAGAAATGACATCCATCTATCAAGAATGGTTTAACAATAATTAAATTAATCACATCATGGAGGGGGATGGGTTAGATGACCCATCAGATCTCCCTGTATTGGTGTGAAAGTTATATCCATTTACAATCACTTCTCTGTTGTGTATATAGCTGATATGTGAGTAAAAGGAATatacaaaaatattaacaaatcaCTTAGGCTGAATGATGATTTTTGGATAAAGAGAAACATAGATTTCTAAATGACCAGCATAATATGCTGGTCAAATGCTATCTTTCTAGTCAAGGACAAATGCTTTATCCTTTCACTACCTAAAATGTTTCTTTGTAACCCAAATGTGAAAGTCCAGAATCCTGTATCCTATTCAGCATGTTTTTGGTTGAGAAAAGGTTATACACCAAATATAATATTGGGGATCTGATAAAATTGTGAATGCTAACAAACACACCAGTCAAGTACAGCTGGCTTTAAAAGATAAGCCCATAAAGCTGAGAGTATCCATCCCTACTGTTCAGATTGATTTGAAGAGTAGTCATAATTGTTCCTACAATTCTACATTTGATCAATATGTCTTTAGGACACAAACACCTAGAATCCAAAACTCTACtcaataaaaattaaatgcataAAGACTTGATTAACTATGGCTTAATCCAATTTAACATCTCTCCTCATTCTTTTAGGGGCACTTTATATATAGCTGTTTTGTGTAATAAATGATCAGGGTGCTTGCTTTACACACTATATTTTGGTGAAATCAGCCTCTGCCACTCAAGAAACATTTGCACAATTTGATCTTGTAAATGGTTTCCACCATGCTTTTGTAACCTTCCAAATCAACTTTTTGATCCTGTCTATACTGgaatgtggtggtggtgaggggtaagttgttttttttttgttttgttttttttggggtggggtggggggttataTCGGTGTATTTTcaccagtggagctacaccagtgcaaCCCTTGAGTGTACATACACTGCACTTAGATGGGGCTTGCACTGGTGCCATTTACCTAGGTCACATTGAGGCTAGTCCtattttgcaccagtgcaaacagTGCATTACATTGAGCTGTCCCCAATGACACTTAGATCTTTCCTCTGAATGGTTACAGCTGATTGAAAACattgcaatatttatttttccgTATGAGTAGTTCAGATTATTTCTCCAAACGTAATTCAttttttacaaatgtaaaataattcACATCTGCCACCTTGATGCTAATTCGTCTAATCCAGTTGCATCCTGCTGAGTCTTGATTAACCTAGTTAGTATTGTACCACGTGCACCTGTTGCCACTTCATTGTGTAATTCcattttttcagatcatttatgaatgttctaAACATCACCAATTCTGGTATGGAAATGTGAACAGTCCACTGTTAACCCTTCACCGTGACCATCCTGCTCTTTGTGTTGTCTCTGCCAGCTTCTAATCCATTACAATCCAATCTCACCCCATAATTACCTTTTTTCAATCGTTTCTTTGtcaaagtctcttttgaaaagtcCATATGTCACCCAGTTCCCCTTTGCGATGGGGTATATAAACCCTGCATTGACATGGAAGGGGTGCAGGATATACTTTGGGCTGGAGTAGCTCAACCCTGTTGCACCTGCATGTCATGTCAGGAATGGAGAAGGCGTTTAAAAGGCGGAAACTCCATTCAGTAGTGGGCAGTCCTGGAAAGAGAGCAGGTTGTTGAAGGGAGCCCTGGGAAAGCAGCCGGGAGAGGCCTGGGAGCTAGCAGAGACTCTGCCCTCACAGAAAGTGAAGACAGATCCCCTGTGctaaaaagggggaagagatTGTATCCTAATACTTGTGCTGGAGACCCGAAGAAATTTGGAGTGGACTATAGCCCATCCAGGGCCCCTCTAAAGAAAGAGAGGCCAAATATCTTGGCTACAATTGACTATAGGCTTTCTTCTTCTTCACCCTTTTGTTTACTCTCTTGCTAATTTTGGATTATGTGTCTGTTTCACTTGGGACTCTGAAATGGGGAGAAATAGTCTTGGCTGGCGGGCTGAGAGCCAGTCATTGCTAGGTTGACATCAAATGCTTCTGATGGAAGGATTGGACTCGTGTCTGCACTTTTCATGTAGCATCCAATGAGGGAACAGATCCCTGACATCCAGCTTTCACAATTTTTTTGACTTGATCAAAGAATTTGAGTAATTAGTGATGTATGATTTTCtgttacaaaacatttttttcttttctcattgtCAATCACTTTCaacagctggtgatgggacactagatgggaagggctctgagtcACTACaaataattctttcccaggtgtctggctggtgggtcttgcccatatgctcagggtctaactaaatgccatatttggggtcaagaaggaatttccctcagatcagattggcagagaccttggggttttttcaccttcctctgcagcatggggcatgggtcacttgcgggtttaaactagtgtaatttGGTGGATTTTTAGtaataacttgaagtctttaaattggaggacttcagtaactcagccagaggctatgggtctattacaggagtggatgggtgagcttatgtggcctgcgatgtggccagactagctgatcatgatggtctcttctggccttgaagttTGAGTCTATGAATCACGTTCATCTACATGTTTTATAATTCTGTGGTTAGTTATCTTTTCAACCAGTTTAAAGACTCATTGATCTGTAATTCTCAGGATCATGCAtgctaccatttaaaaaaaaaaatagatatggGTGTGACATTTGATACTGCACAATCATCCAGTAGTGGCTGATTTTAATGAAAGATTGCATATTTTTATTCATTCTGAAAATCCTTCAGAATGCTTGGATGAGTTCCATCTAGTCCTCATGACTCATTGTGCTTCAATTttttggaacaatttagcaagggtcgtggtggattcgccaacactgaccattttaaaatcaaaattggatgttttgctaaaagatatactctaggaattattttggagaagttctatggcctgtgttatacatgaggtcagactagatgattacaattgTTCCTTCTGGCtatggaatctatgaatctctaaaTTTATGAATTTGCTCCAGGACCAACTCTTTTGACACCTCAATTTTTGACAGCACATCCTCTATTGCCCGAGAAGAGCAGGTCTAAGGCAGGTATGTCTCCAGCATTCTCTGCTGTGAGGACTGATGCAATCAAATAATGCAGAGAAGCTGAATGTCCTTATTCGCCTTCATTGCACCCTATAAACCCTGGTCCTGATATACTTAAATAAGTTCTTGCTATTTGTTTTTGGCTTTGgctatttgctcttcaaaatTTCTCTTAGTCCTAATTACATTTTAACATTGTAGCCTTTCCTTAAATTAAATGAATAGCACTGTGTTAAACAATAGCACCCTCTTTAGCCCTGAGGCCTCGTATGGCTAAGCCAAAATCTTACAGGCCTTagcctgtaggccttgcattACAGCCTTACCTTGCTTATATACCTAATATTCACCAGGGACACTGATTTAACACAGAACTATCCATTCAATTTAAGGAAAGGCTACAACCTCCATAATGTATGCTCCTTTATTAGTTTCACTGGGTTGGATTTCCATTTTTTGAAGAATACTGGGTTGGCTGGAATAACCTATTCAGAATCTTGTATTACTCTTATCACTGTAGGAGCTGACAGCCTTCCAGTAGTGTGTTAATTGCTGTTAAACTGTGCAATTTAACTGTAGTATTTTCCTCTGCTTTTCTAAGTTCTTTACTGTTAGGATGCACGCCTCTTGTGGTTCTGTTATCCTGTGCTTAGCTTCCATGCTGAGTTTTTCAGGCTTTTAATTTCCTCTTTGACTTAAAGGAGATTGTTTCAACTAGCTTCCTCAGTTTTTGTGTTACATCCACATTTCTAATGTGTAGTGtcttttgcactgatttttctCCAAGGATGTTGTACTTAATTATCCTGCAGTCATTGCTACTCAGTTTCTCAACCATGATCACTTCTTAAACCAGCGCTTTTGTGTTGCCTAAGACTATGATGATAATTTCTCCTCATGTGAGCTCTAGAAATAGTTGTTTCAAGACCCCATCATTTAAGCAGAAATATGAACCTGTTGAGTAGAAGGAATACACAATCAAATGTACTCCTCTCTTACACTGAATGACCACCTTGTGGGTGAAGATGAAGATAAAATTGTTTCTCAAAACCTTGTCGCATTTTGGTATTTAACCTGTTTGTATGAAAATAGTTCAAGTCATCTGTTATGGCTTTTTCATTATATTTAGTTGCTTCTTTGGCCTCCCCGGCAGTGTGCAATGTAACTTTTTCCTGATCAGGAAGCCAGTAATATAATACCTTTAGAccattggttcccaaacttgttctgctgcttgtgcagggaaagcccctgccaggccgggctggtttgtttacctgccacgtccgcaggttcggccaatcgtggctcccagtggctgcggttcgctgctcgaGGCCAAAGGGAGCTGTTGGAAGAGGCAcaggccaagggacatactggctgctgcttccagcagctcccattggcctgaagcagcataccgcggccagtgggagctgcgatcagccgaacctgtggacacggcaggtagaCAAACCAGCCcggctcgccaggggctttccctgcacaagcgatggaacaagtttgggaaccactgccttagacgtTGGGCATCAGCAGCTGTGAGGAGTAAATCGCCTGCTGACATCAGGAATGTCCCCACCTTTCCCAGCATAAGTCTAAAAGCTTGAGATGCCTTGACATAATAAGATATTAAAGATGAagaagttgctgctgctgctgtgtggtcTGGGATAATCTGAAATACAAACTTTCAGACTGCTAGTTTGGTTTATTGCTGTAACCCAGGGATATGCTTTTATGGCAACTGAGCATTGCAAGTAGGTGGTGCAGCATTTCAGCTTTAATAGGGTATATTAGCGTATACCACACCTGTTTATAGGCCTCCACATTAAGGGATACACTTTCATACACAGTTGCAGTCGATGCTTTGGGGAAAATGTATCTCCACTCGTTGCCCCCACAAAATCCTACAGCTGTTCTTACAAAAAGGTAACTGTGAATTACTATGTATGTACTTGAAGAAGCTGCAGTCACCTCATtgtccaccttcaaatcccttcttaaaacaCTTCTCTcctgatgcctacaaaaaacttgacattGGCTAGGTAGCTGATGGGCTGTGAGCGTGGCTTATCACACTGTCATAGTCATCTCATGGGTGCCTAGTTCTTCCATGTCAATTTGAATCCTCTTTTGTCTGATACCTAGATTATGAACTCTTGTTTTTGAGTTTGTGTGGAGCCtaacacaacagggccctgatccctgaatAGGGCTCCTAGAGGTAAGCACAGTACAAATACTAACAAATGTCTGTTTACCTACGTATGTGTAGGGTTTATACGCTCAAACACTGCACGTGAAAAACATGTAGGCCGAGGTCTGGAGGCTAGTTGTGGGAATCATGAAATATCTTTTTGCAGAAATAATTTACAAGcccaaatattcaaaatttgTGTCCACATGTATATGGCTGTTGCAAGTGCAATTGTGATAATCTCATGTACCAATTCTATCTGTGTGGTTTATAAACATTTGGGTCATATTGTTGGCCAGGAATGTTACTATATTAGCCTGACTTGTCTTGGACGTTGGCAGGGGACACTGCAAGATTTCAGAGGCCATTTACATAAAGCCAGCCTTTccaaatttagggccagatcatcagctggtgtaaagcccCATTGAAACAAATGGAGCCATATCATTTTATACTGGTTAAGGATTTGCCTCTTCATTTTCCCTTAACTGGCCTCAATGTTCCAAAATATCTTGTGTTGCCGTTCTGCTAAATCAGCTTTAACTTTAATTAAACTATGGATTGCAGTGGGGCACTAACAACAGTAAATCGGTTACTGGATCTAGTGAGGGGTTGGGAGATTGCTCTGGTAACATTACTGCAACATTTGCTGGTTTTGCACTCCAAAGAGACACAGACTCTCACCAGACAGCCACTAGACTAACAGTGACAACGGTTAAGTTCGGTTGCGATGTCTCATGAAAAATGCATTGTGTACTCTGATACAGCATCAGGCATAATGACTATAGCTGTGATAGCCTGCAACACCTCCTTGGCAAGCACAAGGCAGTTcttgtaaaattaaaaagttccTGAAATTTGCAAATTTAGGGCGAGACTAATTAAGATCTTGGGAGAGAGCCGCATGTTTTAAAATAGATTGTACTGCACAGCTTGTACGTGTGCTGGTTTTATTCTGGCCTCAGAAGGCCTTTCTCAGTACCACCCTTACATAAACCttataaagcttatgctcaaattggttagtctctcaggtgccacaagtactccttttctttttgcgaatacagactaacacggctgttactctgaaacctgtacataaACCAATGGACCTTGTGAAAATAAACATGCTTTTGGCAGCTGAGAGTTTGTAGCCTGAGCCTGCCTGGGGGAATGGTTGAGTTTTAAAGGCAGATGAGCTAGTTACCAGCTCTCTGTAGTTCTGAAATACAGGCACAGAGCACAATAGGCTTTTGGAAACATGAGGGCATTCATTGCCAAAACACACCTTGACCTGCTTAGACCTGACACTGCTTTAGGTGAAATGGATTTTCTCCatcatttctcattttgaaatTGCAACTCTTGGCCAATTCAGAGCTCATGAAGCTCATTCAGAAATCTGACACTTATCTGAGTATTCTTGTCTGTATATAACTTTTAAGTATTCAGTACAGTTTATTTCTGAATGATGCTCAGAATGGTTCAGAGTCGATTATGGTCTCTCTGTGTGAATGAAAGTTTATAATATATCTGGGATTTTTGGTGTTTGTATTCCAATTCTGGTATTTACTCTCATATTATTGCTTTATacatatatacttttaaaatggtGGGTTTTCCCCCAATAGTTTTTAAAAGCTGCTATCAAAACTTCATCAATCAGCTGTGCAACAGCAGTTCATATGAATTCATTCATTTGAGTCAGCTGctggtttaaatatttttaactgctttttaaaaaatattaaatgtatttttaaaacctgtttttaaGAGCCAGTGGCCTGACTAAGCCATCAGTTACTTGTGTACAACTCCCATAGAATTCTTTATTCTGGATACTGGTGATGAGATGAGCCACAACAGATTAAGTTTTATAGATTTATTAGACTTTAGTTTAACTTCTTTCCTTTTAACTCTATCTCTAAAGGAATGCTACACACAGTAAAGTCCATATAAGCTGATTATTTGGGCTAGGAAATAGAAAAATCTATTGTTGATGGTCAGAAGAGAATTTCCTCTGATTTTACATTTTTCCTCAGGTGTTTACAAGGGCAatggttgcccttctctgacaTGAGAAACGGATAGGTTTAAGATGCTAGAGCTGTCCTCAAAAAGTTCCATATACAATGGAGCCTGGTATGCTTCTTATCTGAAACAATTATCCAAGTTCAGAATAGCTGTGTACTGAGTAGACAAGATGAAAAGTGAGGAAGGCATAGAGAGAGACTTCAGCAGATGCATTAGTCATGATAATGTCTTATGTCCACACTAGTTTGGAAGTATGTTTCTCACATATGCTGTTTTATCTAACACCACTTCTTTCCTCTTTCCTTTCAGATGAGCATTGCTGTATGCATTGGATTTTTTGCTGCCTGGAGCCCATATGCCATCATAGCCATGTGGACAGCCTTTGGATCCATGGAAGGGATTCCTCCCCTAGCCtttgctgtgccagctgtctttGCAAAGTCCTCAACACTCTACAACCCAGTTACCTATCTTCTTCTGAAGCCCAATTTCCGAAGCACCCTTGCCAAAGATTTTGGAGTTCTCCAGAAATTATGCATCAGGACCTGTTTTTGCCTCAAGGCCTTACAGAGCTGCAGTTATAGGTCAGTTCTGGAAGTCCGCCTGAATTCATTTAAAGGGAGAAATGAGTCCAGCTGTAACTCGGTGCAGACTGTGGAAGGATGTTCTTACTTCCCTTGTGAAAAGTGCAATGATACTTTTGAATGCTTTAAGAACTATCCAAAATGCTGCCAGGAGAGGTTAAGCACTATGGAATGCACTCCTCGAGAAAGTGTGTCTTTGGAGAGTAGTCTCCAAGCAAAACAGAAGCAGGGTGCCAAGAAATCTGTAAAGGTAGTTGTTCAAGGAGAAGAAAGCACTCAAAATGATAACTTTGAAATCACCTTGGAAACAATACCTGCACACAGCAGATTTGCAAATCTTTAGAGTTTCATTTAAGAAACAATAATGTAATGGTACCAGACTTCTTGATGTAACCTTTTCTAAACAGCCCATCCACTGCCACTTTCTATACAGTTTTCCTGGTTCCCTCACCTGTCCTTTGATAGAATACCTAATGGAGCATGAACTTGTTAAAAAGAACGTTTGACTCTCACAATGCAGACTTCAGTAAGTATCTTGTGCTAACTGTATTCAAACAATACttacttaatatttatattgcagtggtGCTCAGAGGCCTCTATCAGGATTGGGGTTgaattgtgctaggttctgtataAACCTACACAAAGCtgcagtctctgtcccaaagaacttgaAATCCAAGTAGTTAGTCTTACGTTCCTCAAGAGACACCACCCAAACCATCAGTGAAATAAACTGCATATGTTTAGTTATATAAATAATCATGTGGCACCAGCACATTTTGGTGAAGTTTCTATGGTGGTTCATAGGGAAAGTACTTGAATGCCAGTGTCCTAACCATTTAAACTCTAGCAGTGATTctgaatcatcatcatcatcatgttcccattacgcctctggcgtttagggcagtgacgaagctcctccactcgtgtctgtttctggcaagtctttcaatggttccccagctgtgccccaggtttttcagctcgtcttccacagctcttcaccatgttaCTTTCAGGTGGCctcgttttcgcttgccttcaggtgtccatgtTATTGCTACTCtagtgatggaatcagtttccatctgaagaacatggccaatccatctccaacgtctcctggcaatgatggtgctcagatcctcttggctgcactgtgtcaatagatcttggtttgagattgttctgggccaaaagatacagaaGATTTTTCTGAGGCGGGTTCTATGGAATGAAGAGaatttggacatgtcatactttctcatttccTAGTATTCTGCACTGTAAAGTAATGTTGAAAAtacacagctctgataaatcttgagtttggttttggtgttgtattttgatggtTTCCAGACTGTATTCCCCCCTGAAATTCTGAGTAAACCGCTATTTAAATGGATGTTGTTGCAACAGATAGGATATAGCTTGTTGACTTGGGACCTATAGTGTGGCTTCTCATCCTCTGCTTAAACTGTCTCCCCCTTCACCCTCCATCTATTCCCATGTGCATGATGCTTTTGATGTTTTTGTTAGTTTCCCATAGTTGCAgagtgtttgtttaaaatgacATGAGCAGCTGTTTGTTGCAGAGTACAAAACATTTAGCATGTATTAGAGAAAAAGCTCCCGTGTGGCTAAAACACCACGCCTCTTTAAGAGCCATGAACCCTATAAacaagctgttttgttttgttttgttttttgaaggatGTGCAAATTAAAACTGAAGTTTCGATTAGCATTTTCTCCAAAGTCTCTCAAGGCATGTTGTCAGTGATCGGAGCAAATCAAGGGCCCAGTCCCGCATCACTGAGGTTAAAggaagttctgccattgacttcaagtggaATAGGATGAGGCCCTAAGGACTCAATACTGCAAAGGTTCATGTTTCTGCATAACTCTATGCACTGGATCAGCGTTCATGTCACACTCCCAGTCAGAACCCAGCCCAGGCTTATGGATCCTGGTCACATGTCACCTGATGCATGTTGCGCATACATGCTAAGAAGAAGACTCTATGCCTGTGGGTGTCGACATAGCATCTGGGAGGGTACTTCTCAGCCTCGGTAGACCCAGGCTAGCTCTGCTCGAGCTGGCAcgccaaaaatagcagtgtggccacggCAGCATGGTGGCAGTTTGGGCTAGGCACCCTAATACAATGCCAGCGGACTCCCCCGGGGGATACtcagctagcctgagctgccccCTGTGCTGTTGCAGCCACACTGCACACAGCAGcactgtgtagatataccctatgaGTAGCCCTACTGGTTTCAATGAGATTTCTTACTGCATGCACACAAGTCTCTATAGGACTGGGGCCTTAGGTGATTGGCTCGCTTCAATGAGATGAAATACCTGTATGTTGTGATTAACTGGAATATGATAAGAATGCAGGACTAGataaaacaggaaaaaacaacTCCGT
Above is a window of Caretta caretta isolate rCarCar2 chromosome 2, rCarCar1.hap1, whole genome shotgun sequence DNA encoding:
- the LOC125632406 gene encoding opsin-5-like isoform X3, whose translation is MINLAISDLGMTLTLYPLAVTSSLSHRWLYGKQVCLFYAFCGILFGICSLSTLTLLSTVCCLKICFPAYGNRFRREHGRILIACGWAYAAIFACSPLAHWGEYGPEPYGTACCIDWHSSSVNTVAMSYTVALFVFCFIIPCGVIVTSYTLILITVKESRKAVEQHVSGPTRMSNVQAITVKMSIAVCIGFFAAWSPYAIIAMWTAFGSMEGIPPLAFAVPAVFAKSSTLYNPVTYLLLKPNFRSTLAKDFGVLQKLCIRTCFCLKALQSCSYRSVLEVRLNSFKGRNESSCNSVQTVEGCSYFPCEKCNDTFECFKNYPKCCQERLSTMECTPRESVSLESSLQAKQKQGAKKSVKVVVQGEESTQNDNFEITLETIPAHSRFANL